The following proteins are co-located in the Candidatus Nitrotoga sp. AM1P genome:
- the modC gene encoding molybdenum ABC transporter ATP-binding protein: protein MTLSVRARITHSNFIFDVDVDWPAEGVTVLFGRSGSGKTTLLRLIAGLERPNDARVSFRHEVWLNGRHWVPLHRRRIAMVFQEASLLPHLSVRENLLYGYKRTPIAERKLHLDEVVRMLGIENIIERNINKLSGGERQRVALGRALLTSPRLLLMDEPLSALDTQTKREILPYLERLVEEADVPIVYVTHAPAEVERLANRVVFLRDGRIDRVETLKHTLSRSDSPLFHDDGVVSVIKGQLGQKEHGLTSFYVGQDCFWLSTPIYSDSVGKSQRLRILAKDVGIALTKPENTSLLNVLPVTVQRIDPAREGHVLLGLRLSEGQNLFAEITAWSRDRLDLRKGLVVYAMIKTVALAE from the coding sequence ATGACCTTGTCGGTACGTGCCCGAATTACCCATTCAAATTTTATTTTTGATGTCGACGTTGATTGGCCAGCGGAAGGTGTCACCGTTCTGTTTGGACGTTCCGGCTCGGGTAAGACGACATTGCTGCGACTGATTGCCGGTCTGGAGCGTCCGAACGACGCGCGCGTCAGCTTTCGTCATGAAGTTTGGCTGAATGGACGCCACTGGGTTCCATTGCATCGGCGACGGATCGCCATGGTTTTTCAAGAGGCCAGTTTATTACCCCATCTGTCTGTACGCGAAAATCTCCTCTACGGTTACAAACGCACACCAATTGCGGAGCGTAAACTCCATCTGGATGAAGTGGTTCGTATGTTGGGCATCGAAAATATTATTGAGCGTAATATTAATAAACTTTCCGGTGGAGAGCGTCAGCGTGTTGCGTTGGGGCGTGCGCTGTTGACCAGTCCGCGCCTGCTCTTGATGGATGAGCCCCTTTCGGCGCTCGACACGCAAACCAAGCGTGAGATTCTCCCCTATCTCGAGCGCCTGGTTGAAGAAGCGGATGTACCGATTGTCTATGTTACCCATGCGCCCGCCGAAGTAGAGCGTCTTGCAAACCGGGTGGTGTTTCTACGGGATGGACGCATTGATCGCGTTGAAACGCTTAAACACACCTTATCTCGGTCGGATTCCCCGCTGTTTCACGATGATGGTGTGGTGTCAGTTATCAAGGGCCAGCTGGGGCAGAAAGAGCATGGGTTAACGTCTTTTTATGTTGGCCAGGATTGTTTTTGGTTGAGCACCCCTATTTATTCAGACAGCGTTGGCAAGTCACAACGTTTGCGTATTCTTGCGAAGGATGTTGGAATCGCGCTCACGAAACCGGAGAACACCAGTCTGTTGAATGTATTGCCCGTGACCGTGCAGCGTATAGACCCCGCTCGTGAGGGGCATGTGCTGCTGGGTTTACGGTTAAGTGAAGGGCAAAATCTGTTCGCTGAAATCACTGCATGGTCACGTGATCGACTCGA
- the modB gene encoding molybdate ABC transporter permease subunit yields the protein MEYLRQSLSLSAEDWTAIWLTLRLCLYTTLILMVIATPIAWWLASGRSTYRTAVQAVVALPLVLPPTVLGFYLLITLGPRGFIGGALEDMGLHHLAFTFEGILIGSILYSMPFAVQPLQQAFTNLGRRPIEVAASLGAGLIDRFISVILPMTKGGFIVAMTLTFAHTMGEFGVILMVGGNIPGVTHVLSTTIYGYTEGMQYAAAGRLSLMLLIFAFIVLFVVYRFNRGFEMVKP from the coding sequence TTGGAATACTTAAGACAAAGCTTGAGTTTGAGTGCAGAGGATTGGACGGCAATCTGGCTTACGCTCCGGCTTTGTCTATACACCACCTTAATTTTAATGGTGATTGCCACGCCGATTGCGTGGTGGTTGGCTAGCGGGCGTTCTACCTATCGAACCGCCGTGCAGGCTGTGGTTGCCTTGCCGCTGGTATTACCACCCACCGTGCTTGGATTTTATCTCTTGATCACGCTTGGCCCGCGCGGCTTCATCGGCGGAGCGTTAGAGGATATGGGGCTCCATCATCTTGCCTTTACTTTTGAGGGCATATTGATCGGCTCAATATTGTATTCCATGCCATTTGCCGTACAACCCTTGCAGCAAGCCTTCACTAATCTGGGGCGACGCCCGATCGAGGTGGCGGCTTCGCTGGGGGCTGGTCTAATAGATCGTTTCATTAGCGTCATTTTACCGATGACCAAAGGGGGCTTTATCGTCGCCATGACGCTCACTTTCGCTCACACCATGGGCGAGTTCGGGGTCATCCTGATGGTGGGCGGCAATATTCCGGGCGTGACCCACGTCTTATCAACCACAATCTATGGCTATACTGAGGGCATGCAGTATGCCGCTGCGGGAAGACTGAGTCTGATGCTATTGATCTTCGCATTTATCGTGCTGTTTGTGGTGTACCGGTTTAATCGAGGTTTTGAGATGGTAAAACCATGA
- a CDS encoding substrate-binding domain-containing protein: MFHEPLAQAFVITKRAKDSALARQFAAYFQTPESRKIVESYGFVVPKK; this comes from the coding sequence ATGTTTCATGAACCATTGGCCCAAGCCTTCGTAATCACCAAACGAGCGAAGGACAGTGCGCTGGCACGGCAATTTGCGGCTTACTTCCAGACGCCCGAATCGCGCAAAATCGTGGAAAGCTATGGTTTTGTGGTGCCTAAAAAATAA
- a CDS encoding TOBE domain-containing protein: MTMPPKKQIGSFSAPLSLDFDGGKVSARRLELLAAIGQANSINGAAKTVGMTYKGAWEAVEAMNNLAGVPLVVARQGGRGGGRAELTEVGQRLVNEMGRIAALQTQFFAALDEDVTLGNSFQLLKRIEVKTSARNAFMGIVESVQQSVVNAEVTLKLASGEALYAIVTQDSVRSLDLVPGKVVYALIKASWIVLTPADEKIKTSARNRLCGVISHIEEGSVNTEVLLDLGKGVTLAAIITNESHKMLALTVGSCACALIKASHIIVGVD, translated from the coding sequence ATGACTATGCCACCTAAAAAACAAATTGGTAGTTTTAGTGCCCCCTTGTCGCTCGACTTTGACGGTGGCAAGGTTTCCGCACGAAGACTTGAATTACTGGCTGCGATTGGTCAGGCAAATTCGATTAATGGCGCCGCAAAGACAGTCGGGATGACCTACAAGGGTGCTTGGGAAGCAGTTGAAGCCATGAATAATCTTGCTGGCGTACCTCTTGTAGTGGCTCGGCAAGGAGGTCGTGGTGGCGGCAGGGCAGAGCTAACGGAAGTGGGGCAGCGTTTGGTAAATGAAATGGGACGCATCGCTGCTTTGCAAACCCAATTTTTCGCAGCGCTTGATGAAGATGTAACGCTGGGTAATAGTTTTCAGCTTCTGAAAAGGATAGAAGTGAAAACGAGTGCACGCAATGCTTTCATGGGAATTGTTGAAAGCGTGCAACAGAGTGTAGTAAATGCGGAGGTGACGTTGAAGCTTGCCAGTGGTGAAGCCCTGTACGCCATTGTTACTCAGGATAGTGTACGCTCACTTGATCTTGTACCAGGCAAGGTCGTGTATGCTTTGATTAAGGCGTCATGGATAGTTCTGACCCCGGCGGACGAAAAGATCAAAACATCAGCGCGTAACCGTTTGTGTGGGGTGATTAGTCATATTGAGGAAGGTTCGGTAAATACCGAGGTACTGCTTGATCTGGGTAAAGGTGTTACGCTTGCTGCGATTATCACCAATGAGTCGCACAAAATGCTTGCGCTTACCGTGGGTAGCTGTGCATGCGCCTTGATCAAGGCGTCGCACATTATTGTTGGTGTGGACTAA
- a CDS encoding septal ring lytic transglycosylase RlpA family protein encodes MNIQTGLIFFAVIILTACGSVPPRKDEMRSTPAPVIEAQATPTTPIAQSKRGGYLEGDSPGADVPANLDTIPNAVPRAEPLHRFANSQYTALGKTYTPLTTPGRFKERGIASWYGKKFHGKRTASGEIYDMYGMTAAHPTLPVPSYARVTNLSNKKSVVVRVNDRGPFLRERIIDLSYVAAYKLGIVDNGSAEVVVEVESLVADSNVQPIEITDSVVVTPLKPTTAMSVSSEPAAMGNVYLQLGAFRSQQGAESFLGRMNIEFEGGGKRVELYQKDDDMVRVHIGPYATQDEARAIAERLQPRLGFKPFVVLH; translated from the coding sequence GTGAATATACAAACTGGACTGATATTTTTTGCAGTAATCATCCTCACCGCATGTGGCAGCGTACCGCCACGCAAGGATGAAATGCGCAGTACACCCGCTCCCGTAATCGAAGCACAAGCTACCCCAACTACTCCGATTGCCCAATCCAAGCGTGGCGGTTATTTGGAAGGTGATAGTCCTGGTGCCGATGTGCCCGCTAATCTGGATACCATCCCGAATGCAGTTCCGCGTGCTGAGCCGTTACACCGTTTTGCTAACAGCCAATATACCGCTTTAGGAAAGACGTACACGCCTTTAACTACGCCTGGTAGGTTTAAAGAGCGAGGTATTGCTTCCTGGTATGGTAAGAAATTTCACGGCAAGCGCACTGCTAGCGGCGAAATATATGACATGTATGGCATGACTGCCGCTCATCCTACATTACCTGTACCCAGTTATGCGCGCGTAACTAATCTTAGCAACAAAAAATCGGTAGTGGTACGTGTAAATGACCGAGGTCCATTTCTGCGTGAGCGCATCATTGATCTTTCATATGTCGCTGCTTATAAGCTTGGTATTGTAGATAATGGCAGTGCTGAAGTAGTGGTGGAGGTAGAAAGCTTGGTGGCAGACAGCAATGTCCAGCCTATAGAAATAACGGATTCAGTAGTTGTTACCCCCTTGAAGCCAACAACTGCAATGTCTGTTTCAAGCGAACCGGCAGCGATGGGTAATGTGTATTTGCAATTGGGTGCCTTTCGGTCACAGCAGGGTGCAGAGAGTTTTCTCGGACGTATGAATATTGAATTCGAAGGTGGTGGCAAACGCGTCGAGCTGTACCAGAAGGATGATGATATGGTGCGCGTGCACATTGGCCCCTATGCTACACAGGATGAGGCACGCGCTATCGCAGAAAGGTTGCAACCGCGCTTGGGATTCAAACCTTTTGTGGTTCTTCATTAG
- the rodA gene encoding rod shape-determining protein RodA, whose protein sequence is MIKRRVWQRFVAHLDPVLLTLLGLLLLVSLVVIYSASDGNWFRVLAQMTNILVACAALWIVANMPLHYLMRAAVPAYLLGMVLLIAVAFFGEITNGARRWLNIGVTTIQPSELMRIAVPLMMAWYFEKHEAMLTLKNYFVAILLLLLPVALIARQPDLGTAIMIAASGFYVLFLAGISWRIMLTFLVIIMASAPFAWSTLHDYQRHRIMMLLDPAQDALGRGYHTIQAIIAVGSGGIFGKGYLNGTQAHLDFLPERTTDFIFAVYSEEFGLLGNIVLLSLYLFVIARGFVITANASTYFTRLMAGSITLTFFTYAFVNMGMVSGILPVVGVPLPLISYGGTSMVTLLLGFGMLMSIHTHKKLVQT, encoded by the coding sequence ATGATTAAGCGGCGCGTATGGCAACGTTTCGTCGCGCACCTTGATCCCGTTCTGTTAACGCTGCTTGGATTACTTCTGCTGGTTAGCTTGGTGGTGATATATAGCGCTAGTGACGGTAATTGGTTCCGTGTTTTGGCGCAGATGACAAATATACTGGTGGCGTGCGCTGCACTATGGATAGTGGCCAATATGCCGCTTCATTATTTGATGCGGGCAGCCGTTCCAGCCTATCTGTTAGGGATGGTGTTGTTGATTGCCGTAGCATTTTTCGGCGAAATCACGAACGGTGCTCGGCGCTGGTTAAACATTGGAGTGACGACCATTCAGCCTTCTGAGCTGATGAGGATAGCGGTACCATTAATGATGGCTTGGTATTTTGAAAAGCACGAAGCCATGTTGACTTTAAAAAATTATTTTGTCGCAATCTTGCTGCTGCTGCTGCCGGTGGCGTTAATTGCGCGCCAGCCAGATTTGGGTACGGCTATTATGATCGCCGCTAGCGGATTTTATGTGTTATTCCTTGCCGGTATATCCTGGCGAATCATGCTGACCTTCTTGGTCATAATAATGGCAAGTGCGCCATTTGCGTGGTCCACGCTACACGACTATCAGCGCCACCGTATTATGATGTTGCTTGATCCCGCACAGGATGCACTGGGCAGGGGCTACCACACTATCCAGGCCATCATTGCGGTGGGTTCCGGTGGGATATTTGGCAAGGGGTATCTTAATGGTACTCAGGCTCATCTCGATTTTTTGCCGGAGCGCACCACCGACTTCATTTTTGCGGTGTATTCGGAAGAATTCGGCTTGCTCGGTAATATTGTGTTGTTAAGCTTGTATTTATTCGTTATTGCGCGTGGTTTCGTTATTACGGCCAATGCTTCAACTTACTTCACACGCCTTATGGCTGGGAGCATCACACTCACTTTTTTCACCTATGCTTTCGTCAACATGGGTATGGTGAGTGGCATTCTGCCAGTGGTGGGTGTACCGTTACCGCTCATTAGCTACGGCGGCACGTCTATGGTCACATTATTGCTTGGTTTTGGCATGCTTATGAGTATTCATACCCATAAAAAATTGGTGCAAACTTGA
- the mrdA gene encoding penicillin-binding protein 2 has product MKRHIEFKDTQREIHYFRLRLALSLGFVLLLLLLLLARFVYLQAIQQSHYQTLAENNRISIVPIAPSRGLILDRNGVVLAHNYSAYTLEITLSKVVDLKTTIDELAKLIDIQPGDRKRFKRLLADNRKFESLPIRNRLTDDEVARFSTQRYRFPGVEIKARLFREYPYHEQISHLVGYIGRINESEIAQLEEDEIAANYRGSDYIGKTGIEQSYEGELHGKTGFQQVEVDAGGREVRVLSRTPPVSGNNLILTIDAKLQGIAEQAFGNYRGALVAIDPRNGEVLAFVSKPGYDPNLFIDGIDEQSWNELNNSPDVPLNNRALRGQYSPGSTIKPFMALAGLYYNKRTPGYTISDPGYFSLPGSRHRYRDWKKDGHGSVDLFKSIVVSCDTYYYGLATELGIDNIYSFFSEFGFGKKTGIDMEGEVSGLMPSQEWKQKRYKQKWYTGDTVSVGIGQGYNLVTPLQLAYATAVLANDGVAYRPHLLKEVQSSRTSEKRTLGTNPESNLNLNSEHVALVKSAMVAVTQPGGTAAKAGAGASYSFAGKTGTAQVIGIKQGEKYIESKIQERHRDHAWFMAFAPSDQPKIALAVLVENGGHGSSTAAPIARKVLDYFLLGKVPHPLLTVDEAEGVEHD; this is encoded by the coding sequence ATGAAGCGTCACATTGAGTTTAAAGATACTCAACGAGAAATTCATTATTTTCGGCTGCGTCTGGCGTTAAGTTTAGGGTTTGTGTTACTTCTGCTATTACTTCTGCTGGCACGTTTTGTTTATTTGCAGGCGATACAACAGAGCCACTATCAAACTTTGGCAGAGAATAATCGCATTTCCATCGTGCCCATTGCGCCCAGTCGCGGCCTGATACTCGACCGCAATGGCGTCGTTCTGGCACATAATTATTCTGCCTATACTCTAGAGATAACCTTAAGTAAGGTGGTCGATCTGAAGACGACAATTGATGAACTTGCAAAGTTAATTGATATTCAACCCGGAGATCGCAAACGCTTTAAGAGATTGCTGGCCGATAACCGTAAATTCGAGAGCCTGCCAATACGCAACCGTTTAACAGATGATGAAGTGGCGCGCTTTTCTACGCAGCGCTATCGTTTTCCTGGCGTAGAAATTAAGGCGCGTTTGTTCCGTGAGTATCCTTATCACGAGCAAATTTCTCACCTGGTCGGTTATATCGGTCGTATTAATGAAAGCGAAATTGCGCAGCTGGAGGAGGATGAAATAGCTGCTAATTATCGTGGTTCCGATTACATCGGTAAGACTGGCATCGAGCAAAGTTACGAGGGCGAATTACATGGTAAAACCGGTTTCCAACAGGTGGAAGTGGATGCGGGTGGACGCGAGGTGCGAGTGCTGTCGCGCACGCCACCCGTATCGGGCAACAATTTAATACTAACGATAGATGCCAAATTGCAGGGAATTGCCGAGCAGGCGTTTGGCAATTATCGGGGTGCGTTAGTGGCGATAGACCCAAGAAATGGGGAGGTATTAGCCTTTGTCAGCAAGCCGGGCTACGATCCAAACCTGTTCATTGATGGTATTGATGAACAGAGTTGGAATGAGCTTAACAATTCGCCCGATGTGCCCCTCAATAATCGCGCATTGCGAGGCCAGTATTCACCTGGCTCCACCATCAAGCCATTCATGGCATTAGCTGGGCTGTATTACAACAAACGCACACCCGGCTACACTATCAGTGATCCAGGTTATTTCAGTCTGCCCGGCAGTCGTCACCGATACCGAGATTGGAAAAAGGATGGGCATGGCAGCGTAGATTTGTTTAAATCCATCGTGGTGTCTTGTGATACTTATTATTATGGACTGGCCACCGAATTGGGTATAGACAACATATATAGCTTTTTTTCGGAGTTTGGATTCGGTAAGAAAACTGGTATTGATATGGAAGGTGAGGTCTCCGGCTTGATGCCGTCACAGGAGTGGAAGCAGAAACGCTACAAGCAAAAATGGTATACCGGTGATACGGTTTCGGTTGGTATCGGTCAGGGCTACAATTTAGTTACGCCGTTGCAATTGGCTTATGCCACTGCGGTACTGGCCAACGATGGAGTAGCCTACCGCCCCCATCTGTTGAAGGAGGTGCAAAGTTCGCGCACTAGCGAAAAACGCACATTGGGGACGAATCCAGAATCTAATCTCAACCTCAATTCGGAGCATGTCGCGTTGGTGAAAAGCGCTATGGTGGCGGTGACGCAGCCTGGAGGCACCGCCGCGAAGGCCGGTGCGGGCGCATCCTATTCCTTCGCTGGCAAAACCGGCACGGCGCAGGTAATCGGCATTAAACAGGGCGAGAAATACATCGAGAGCAAGATTCAGGAGCGGCATCGCGACCACGCTTGGTTTATGGCCTTTGCACCTTCCGATCAGCCCAAGATCGCGCTAGCAGTGCTTGTTGAGAACGGGGGGCACGGTAGCTCTACCGCTGCGCCGATTGCTCGTAAGGTGTTGGATTATTTCCTGCTGGGTAAGGTGCCTCATCCCTTGCTTACAGTGGATGAAGCCGAAGGAGTGGAACATGATTAA
- the mreD gene encoding rod shape-determining protein MreD produces MRDRILKDQEFQLPVSRIFIAASLLVALLLDWLPWQGMLLTFRPDFVALVLLYWCTHKPYHVGISIAWTVGILADVADASLFGQHALAYSILAFSGIVLHRRVLMFNLHQQTLQIFPLLLLAYTVYAAVHWQLRGSISWEYFIGSVVSALLWAPVTILLQALRRPRAATDQL; encoded by the coding sequence GTGAGAGACCGTATTCTGAAAGACCAGGAATTCCAGTTGCCCGTCAGTCGTATTTTCATCGCAGCTAGTTTGCTCGTTGCGTTGTTGCTTGATTGGTTGCCATGGCAAGGTATGTTGCTGACGTTCCGTCCAGATTTTGTCGCGCTGGTATTGCTCTACTGGTGCACGCACAAACCCTACCATGTTGGTATTAGCATTGCGTGGACGGTAGGCATACTTGCCGATGTGGCGGATGCAAGTCTCTTCGGACAGCATGCACTGGCATACTCCATATTAGCTTTCAGCGGGATCGTATTGCATCGTCGGGTGTTGATGTTCAATTTGCATCAGCAGACCTTGCAAATTTTCCCGCTGTTATTGCTTGCATATACAGTGTATGCCGCGGTGCATTGGCAGTTACGCGGCAGTATTTCATGGGAATACTTCATTGGCAGTGTCGTTTCAGCCTTGCTTTGGGCACCCGTGACCATATTGTTACAGGCCTTGCGTCGTCCCCGTGCTGCAACTGATCAGTTATGA
- the mreC gene encoding rod shape-determining protein MreC: MEQSQPLRFFNRGPSPAVRLVFFALLSLLLLFVDVRYRYLESIRSGLSVLLYPLQRLVTAPSKLWHEVDDFFVSHNSLIRDNAELRNQHTLDIAQLLQLQVLKAENQHLRNLLMVQQRADYPMQLAEIMYVERDIFNRKILLDKGTQANVLAGQIVMDDSGIVGQVTRVYPWMSEVTLITDKDHAVPVQVLRNGLRAVVFGSGDTGELALRYMPISSDIQNGDVLVTSGIDGTYPPGLPVAKVIHVERDPAYPFARILCAPIAGVDKRRQLLILSALLKLPERPEVVVETATDKPKNGKRGGR, translated from the coding sequence ATGGAACAAAGCCAGCCCCTTCGCTTCTTCAATCGAGGCCCCTCTCCTGCCGTCCGGCTGGTATTTTTCGCGCTGCTTTCATTGCTGCTATTGTTTGTGGATGTACGTTATCGATATCTGGAATCCATACGTAGTGGTCTTTCAGTCTTGTTGTACCCTCTGCAACGGTTAGTCACGGCACCCAGTAAGCTATGGCATGAGGTTGATGATTTTTTTGTCTCTCATAACAGCTTGATTCGCGACAACGCTGAATTACGCAATCAACATACTTTAGATATTGCGCAGTTGCTACAGCTGCAGGTACTGAAGGCAGAGAACCAGCACTTGCGTAACCTTCTTATGGTGCAGCAACGCGCCGATTATCCCATGCAGCTAGCCGAAATCATGTATGTCGAACGAGATATTTTTAATCGCAAAATATTATTGGATAAAGGCACGCAGGCAAATGTGTTAGCCGGACAGATAGTGATGGATGATAGCGGTATCGTTGGCCAGGTTACACGCGTTTATCCTTGGATGAGCGAGGTCACGTTAATTACTGATAAGGATCACGCGGTGCCGGTGCAGGTGTTGCGCAATGGTTTGCGTGCAGTGGTGTTTGGCTCTGGTGACACCGGTGAGCTGGCGCTGCGCTATATGCCCATCAGTTCGGATATCCAGAATGGCGATGTATTGGTAACGTCCGGCATTGATGGCACTTATCCGCCCGGCCTGCCGGTGGCCAAGGTAATCCATGTCGAGCGCGATCCTGCCTATCCTTTTGCTCGCATTTTATGTGCCCCGATTGCGGGGGTGGATAAGCGGCGCCAACTGTTGATTTTGTCCGCGTTACTGAAGTTACCGGAGCGTCCAGAGGTGGTTGTGGAAACTGCGACCGACAAGCCCAAAAATGGCAAACGGGGGGGGCGGTGA
- a CDS encoding rod shape-determining protein, producing the protein MFGFFDNYFANDLAIDLGTANTLIWARGKGIVLDEPSVVAIRHGSGPNDKKVIQQVGLAAKQMLGRTPGNITVIRPMRDGVIADFTVTEQMLKQFIKRVHKSGIFSPSPRIVICVPCGSTQVERRAIRESAYGAGARRVELIEEPMAAAIGADLPVEEPNGSMVVDIGGGTTEVGVISLGGAVYSGSIRVGGDKFDEAIINYIRRNYGMLIGETTAEQIKKEIGSAFPGSEVREMEVMGRNLAEGVPRSFTISSNEILEALTDPLNNIVSAVKIGLEQTPPELGSDIARKGMVLTGGGALLRDIDRLLMEETGLPVLIADDPLTCVVRGSGKALDRMDKYSGIFTSD; encoded by the coding sequence ATGTTTGGATTTTTTGACAACTATTTTGCTAATGATTTAGCGATAGATTTGGGCACTGCTAACACCCTGATCTGGGCACGTGGCAAAGGCATTGTGCTGGATGAGCCATCGGTGGTAGCAATTCGCCATGGGAGTGGCCCGAACGATAAGAAGGTGATTCAGCAGGTGGGGCTGGCAGCCAAGCAGATGCTCGGGCGTACGCCCGGCAATATTACTGTCATACGCCCGATGAGGGACGGCGTAATTGCCGATTTTACCGTCACCGAACAAATGCTCAAGCAATTCATCAAGAGAGTGCATAAATCCGGCATTTTTAGTCCTAGCCCGCGCATCGTGATTTGTGTGCCATGTGGCTCCACCCAAGTAGAGCGGCGCGCTATCCGCGAATCAGCGTATGGTGCGGGTGCGCGCCGGGTGGAGTTGATTGAAGAGCCTATGGCAGCAGCAATCGGCGCTGATCTGCCAGTGGAGGAGCCAAACGGCTCAATGGTGGTGGATATCGGTGGTGGTACCACCGAAGTAGGTGTGATTTCACTGGGCGGTGCGGTGTATTCCGGGTCCATACGTGTCGGTGGCGATAAGTTCGACGAGGCTATCATTAATTATATTCGTCGTAACTATGGCATGTTGATTGGCGAAACGACCGCAGAACAGATCAAGAAAGAAATCGGTTCGGCATTTCCTGGCAGCGAAGTGCGCGAAATGGAGGTGATGGGACGTAATTTAGCGGAAGGTGTGCCGCGTAGCTTTACCATTTCCAGTAATGAAATACTGGAGGCCCTTACTGATCCACTTAATAATATTGTCAGCGCGGTGAAGATCGGGCTAGAGCAGACCCCCCCTGAACTGGGTTCGGATATCGCCAGGAAGGGGATGGTTCTGACTGGTGGTGGTGCATTGCTGCGTGATATCGACCGCTTATTGATGGAAGAGACTGGTTTGCCCGTGTTGATTGCGGATGACCCCCTTACCTGTGTGGTGCGCGGTTCCGGCAAGGCTCTTGACCGGATGGATAAATACAGTGGAATTTTCACCAGCGATTAA
- the gatC gene encoding Asp-tRNA(Asn)/Glu-tRNA(Gln) amidotransferase subunit GatC, which yields MSLSINDVYKVARLARLGMTEQEAQTAHAQLLNIFSLIAEMQAVDTNGIAPMSHAQDISQRLREDVVTEHNQRELFQAAAPQIKKGLYLVPQVIE from the coding sequence ATGTCGCTCAGTATTAATGATGTCTATAAAGTTGCCCGGCTAGCCAGACTAGGAATGACCGAGCAGGAAGCGCAAACAGCGCACGCCCAGCTTTTGAATATTTTTAGCTTGATCGCCGAAATGCAGGCAGTCGATACTAATGGGATTGCACCGATGTCGCACGCTCAGGATATATCCCAACGCTTGCGTGAGGATGTGGTCACAGAACACAATCAACGTGAACTATTTCAGGCTGCAGCCCCACAAATTAAAAAAGGATTGTATTTAGTACCACAAGTCATCGAATAA